Within the Cydia strobilella chromosome 25, ilCydStro3.1, whole genome shotgun sequence genome, the region ctaaatttctacctaagcaaatacctaggatgacacaaaatattatttttaggtttagtatatggtctggaaactatatataaaaaataagcaacattaatattcttataacctcagaagttattggtacaggtctatagaGGATCACTCAACGCTTATGACTCATTTAGTGATCAATAAGAGGCGACACAGCAACAATTAGATACCTATAGTTCTACATATTTTGGACACGCTTAGCTAACGCTGAATTCTTGATGCATATCGGATATATCAAATGTACGAATAACTGTTAGTTACTcggattatattatatattttaacataaatcattattatttctaGTCCGTGCTGAGCCAGAAGTGCTGCGGTTCGGGTATAAGCTCGTCCAGCTCTGGCAGCACCTGTGGCTCGTACGGCGGGCAGGGCTGCGGACAGGTGGGCGCGGCCGGCACCATCGACGCGTGCGGCACCACCTGCGTCACCGGCGCCGTGCCCGTGCTCGGCTCCGTCTGCTTCGGCGGCTGCGCGCCCGCCTGCGGCTCCGTCTCCATCTGCGGACAGTGCGGTTGCGGATGCAACTAAACTCTTCACTCTCAACGATTATCCGATTTATTTGAACACGTGTCTTGTAATAaagcaattattaaaaaaaccacaaGAATTGTTTTTGAACTCAGAACATTTTGCAATCCTGAATTTTGTAATTACTTCCTGTATACGCGTATTATTTAATCAAATTTATGAACTCAAATATATCAACTTCTAAGACTGTCTTAAAATAATTCATCTgagcaaaataattttaaaggtATGTACCTAGTGTAACTACCTCAAAAATCCTAATGATATCGCACCAAGCcagttaatataaatatgtcttttcatcaaaatattttacaattgtaAGGAACAAGGTTTTGTAAAAATTACATCCAAATTATTCAACATTTTTACTGCGTAGATACCTGCTGAACAGCAAGTATGCAAAGTTCTAGTAATACTTTTTGTACCCAAGTATTGTCGTTTGGATGTAATTTGTACAAAACCTTGTTTTTATCCTTACAATTGTAATATATTTTGATGATGAAAagacatatttatattaactaACTTGGTGCGATTTCATGAGGGAAAAAATGTACAACGCACTTACATTTCAACATATTTGTTTGTAAACACTCAAtctatgtatgtttttttaataccacgtaggtggcaaacaagcatacggcactcctgatggtaagcagtcaccgtagcctatgtgaATGATACACTGATGACTCGACGCTGAGACGAATGACACTGACGTTAATAATGACAGTACAGAAAACGTGTTATGTGATGACTATATAGCACATGTCATATCTGGCCTATTAAGTAAATACCGATCAACTAAAGTGTCCTGGTTCCATACAAACACAAGAGAGCTGCTTTTAGAGGGAGCTTTAGGTATTTAGCCTCAAAGTGTTGGAGCAATATTTCCCCACCAATTCTCGATGCACCATCGAAGTACTCTTTAAGCGTAAGTACAAACAGTACCTATTAACAGTCCAAAAGCAGGCAAGTACTTTAAGCTCCCAactttaaatagttttattagtTTAGTGTGATCGATCTAAGtagttttaactataaaactcccgtgagactcaaacatattagattattttaaaccgggtcacgccgcgccctcgaccagtgaagacgtgtcgtgtctccgtgaagacggtcctcgtaaattggaccgaaacatgtcgagctattcgacttaataatacgtgagtgacccgatttaaaataatctaatagatCTAAGTAGTATTTCAATTATAAGTTcttcattaatattttatttgttatcacAGGAtaacatgaagcccgtgtaaattTAAACAGACCGGTATTTACTTTAAAGTTCATTggcttcgagatatttggcatcaaattTGAACATTTTTAggcaaaaaaaactgtttttctggccataacttgtgttaattagtttaaaattaaaacctctgACACGTTTTttgagacgtcaaagacgaacccaaatatgtagatttcatATATGTAAGATCCTTTACAGCAATCTAGTtacgaaaaaagtttttttagacaatgtttaaaaatatttaagtactcatttctttcaaaatccggtaaaAACaagaatggagataaaagacTGAAGAACCGATAGCAGTTTGTCTTACAATTCTATCTTTAGTGCAAATATAGGAGAGaaaattcaaaacttgtcaaaaatcgatgaaaaccgcgggtagccccttaaacaAGAAAAGGAAAATGCTTATTTGACCAACAAATTTTAATGGATCAGTTCAATTGTACGAGCATGTAGTTAGACAGCCAAAATTAACTTCGAGTCGTCCGTCGATAACTCGATATACATATACAAGCTCTTAGCGTCCGCAGCCGCAGCCGCACCCGGAACCGCCCTGCACGCTGGTGATGGCCACGTTCCCGCAGCTGCCGCAGCTGTAGTCGACACACGCGGACCCTTTAGTATCGTAATTGCCCGAGAACTCCACAGCGCTCAGGAACGGGAGTTCTCCGTTAACGTTCAAGTCTCCGCTCAGGCTGACGTCGGAGGAGACGGCGATGCCGGAGGGGGAGATGGGGCCGACACAGGTGACGAGGAGGTCACCGCCGCTGTTGGAGACGGAGACAGACTTGGAGCTGATGGAGCTGCTAGAGGACACGGACCCAATAGAGCCGGAGCTGCTAGAGGACACGGACCCAATAGAGCCGGAGCTGCTGTATATGCCGGAGCGGCCGGACCCGCACGAGCAACCGCAGCTCTTTCCGGAGATAGACTGCAACACAAAAGaacattaaatacatattaatccaacacttaataaaaataaaaacttgaaatattttaaagtaaataaatttagttATTTCTGGTAGTTAATATTTATAAGGTTAGCCACCAATATATGGCAAATATCTGGATGAGCACATTGAGCACAAagtgtttgttgtttgttgttattatttattgagtTTATTATATAACTAAATAGGTAATTATGATGCAAATTAGTGTGCCAAAAGCGtctatcataatcataaatcatttattcgtaaaaacataggtacaaaaattaggtcttataaataaacatgttgtGGAACACTATGTTTTGCCTGTAGGCGTACGATTAGTTTACAATGCTTAtcatgcataattattttataaattacaattcatgcatatataaaattgatataatattaagtaacaaGAAAACAATGTCAAGGAGAGATCAgtataaaatttcaataaaattaaatatatttgtcagcgcaataaattataagtcaatATCATTTAGAAATTGTTGTACActataaaaagatttttttactaatagcAATTTCAGTTCTTTCTTGAATTTTCCAAGTTTTAAATCTTTTAGATTGTTTGAAATTTGTGGTGCCATTCCCGAAATACTTTTTCGTACTAAGGCGGTTTTACGATTTTTATTGCGTAATGCGTTTTCATACTGAGGTCTTACGGGGAGCCTTCGTACGTCAGCAATTTTTTCATACAACTTAGGATTGCATTTAACGAAAATTGCTGTTTCCAAAATATATAGACTGGGTAAGGTCAGTATACTTAACGATCTTAAATATGGAATGCAGCTATCTGTCATTTTAAGGCCACACATAGCTCGTACACACCTCTTGTACTATAAACGCTGTATCTTTATCAACCGAATTGTCTAAAACCCGTTTGTTAAACAAGAAGCAGTGTGATAATTAATCACACGAGACGTTAATTACTTCCGAGAAATAAATAAGAACAGTTTTAAAGTTACCTGGACCAGAAGGGCGAAAGCGCAGAGGATCACAACTTTGAACGCCATTTTGACTTGTTCGTAGTGGAAGTGCTCACTAGAATGATTCTTCGCTTCGCAGACCTAGTTTATAAATGGATTCTTATCACTATTCAAAAAATCCTTTGATTTTAAAACAAAGGCTAATTACACACAACAATTAATTCAACAGCATGTGATTGATCACGTTTGAGGTCACTATCAGCTCAGGCCCCATTGATTCagtaaaatactatttattatacaaaacaCTTGTTCTACTACTTGTTCGAGTTATCAATGAT harbors:
- the LOC134752617 gene encoding chorion class high-cysteine HCA protein 12-like; translation: MGSVLSQKCCGSGISSSSSGSTCGSYGGQGCGQVGAAGTIDACGTTCVTGAVPVLGSVCFGGCAPACGSVSICGQCGCGCN
- the LOC134752668 gene encoding chorion class high-cysteine HCB protein 12-like is translated as MAFKVVILCAFALLVQSISGKSCGCSCGSGRSGIYSSSGSIGSVSSSSSGSIGSVSSSSSISSKSVSVSNSGGDLLVTCVGPISPSGIAVSSDVSLSGDLNVNGELPFLSAVEFSGNYDTKGSACVDYSCGSCGNVAITSVQGGSGCGCGCGR